The window acttggaggccgttgctgaattttcctgctccagaggcttgttcagccttcagctcttcagtgcaggaattcagtgtcccaggcccTTAACAAGCCAAGACTCTGGGagtaatttgattttaattttcaaatcctttttggttaatttgacagatttcagtagtgtattcaaactgaataaattctattttaaaagacaCCGAGAAAAGAATTTTTAGGTCCTAtttaggttttcttttcctgttgatATATtaatatgtgcaatctccagtTGGCATTGAATCCAGGTACCTCCTtgtgcagtttgaatagataggaaaatcaagacccttcatggctgacaatcaatcagactctgtctctacgccctccccaccatttccctcgtccaacccctggcactcctatggatcaggaatggtgtggccagcaggagcagggcagggattcttcccctgtgctgggcactggttgggcagcacctcgagggctgtgtccagttctgggcccccaatttaggaaggacatggaggggctggagcatgtccagagaagggtaacaaggctggggaggggtctggaacacaagtcctgtgaggagcagctgagagagctgaggttgtttatcctggagaagaggaggctcaggggagacctcatctctctctacaactccctgacaggagggtgcagccaggtgggggtcgggcCCTTcacccagggaacagggacaggacaagaggacacagccttcagctgcaccaggggaagtttaggctGGACAATAGGGAATATTCTTAAAacaaagggtgattgggcattggaatgggctgcccaggaaggtgggtgagtcaccatccctggaagtgtttaaagaaagactggatgtggcactcagtgccatggtctgggtgacaaggtggtgttgggtcccagaTTGGACtggatgctctccaaggtcttttccagcctggctgattctctgatgattgtgaccctgcagggccctggggaagcaaggggccattgtgacactgcagggcctggtggcactaagaggaccatggtgacactgtgtgcgacatggcagcacagagccaaggggccatggtgacactgtggggctgaatggaagcaaggagtccatggtgacagtctgggtcctgctggaaccacagaggccactgtgaccctgcagggccttgtggaaccatgcagagcattgtgacagagcaggagctggtgtcACGatggggccatggtgacactgcagggccccatggaaccaaggggccagggctgctcctcagggactcctggaatgaaggaaacatgtttgacactgtggtggcccttgggaccaagaggccattgtgacacagtggaaccaaggagagcattgctgcactgccagacctcatggaaccaaggatccactgtgacactgcagggcctggggggaCCATGgcgccattgtgacactgcagggcccaaggatccaagggactttgtgacaccaaggggtcccatggaaacaaagggacattgtgacactgggaggcctcatggaaccatggagagcATTGGGACACTcaggggcctcatggaaccatggtgacaccaagctatctgggagtgtggatctgctggagcatAGGAGGGCTCTGTACAGGGCCCTGGaaaggctggatccagggcccaaatccaacaaggtgaggtttaacaagtcctaGTGCccggtcctgcactttggccacaacaaccctgcagcactacaggctggggacagagtggctggagagcagccaggcagaaagggacctgcagggactgatggacagcaggctggacatgaggcagcagtgtgcccaggtgggcaagaaggccaatggctcctggcctggatcaggaatggtgtggccagcaggagcagggcagggattcttgtcctgtgctgggcactgcttgggcagcacctcgagtgctgtttGCAGTTCTGAGCCCCCCAATTCAGGAAGGACTTGGaagggctggagcgtgtccagagaagggcaacaaggctggggaggggtctggagcacaagtcctgtgaggagtggctgagggagatggggttgtttatcctggagaagaggaggctcaggggagacaaggcagtgtcagggcacaggctggactagatgatctccaaggtctgttccaaccttgctgattctggattctctgaaaccacccttggagctgttgcaggatgagccctgggcctcttcttcagcagctccagcagcccaggtccctcagcttctcctgacagccccaaagcccatcctgtcagtcctgcagagcctctgcagctcctcctcattgcccagaacagggagccccagaggcagacacagcagcccagatgtgcccccctggcctggggtgcctctggcaagggagcagcagcaggcactgcaggagcctgcagacaattcctgcagcacttgtaggatgatcctgctgcccaagggacgttcccatggggccaagtcaggaactgcaatgggaagtggggccagagaggaaagggcaaacagggatggctgtttgcagggcagggaacagggctgggcaagaggaagaaatctggattaggaaagaggaaaggaagcaaaggagaagtaaaggaaatgctgagggcagtttgggggtggctgccaggcagccctggctctgagcaacagcatctgcagtggcacaggaaactcccagctgatgggaacaaactttctggctgagtgcagaggccaggacaaagctgagtggtttccctggtgtcccgcaggccttgctggccccaggggctggtggcatttgtgctccctcaggttcatgtccccacagcaacagcatgggggtgctggccctgctgtgtgcaatgcaaacaggggctgctgaggcagtgctgccgtgtctgtgcctgcaaggatggggcacctgtgtgagctgggggagaggccagggctgcagaggggggatgttgttggcagctgcatgaggacgctctgggacgctgccctgggctgtgcagggcactgggcatggatcagcccctgctctgctgctccttcccgtctgccccagggcccttgcagagccccagccatgctgtttgcccccagcctgcccacggccagcctggggctgctgacgggggtttctgtgctgagcattggcctggccgtgttcttgagagagcctgggcaaggagcctggagcccccagggcctggcctgaggcgtcagcgctgccccagcagtgcccatggcctgtccctgctgcagccccggcactgccacccccagggctgtgcccggccccgagagcactcaggccctgcagcaacaccagggccaccagggcagcggggcagggccacagcagcagcaccggcaacaccaagtgctgctgctgctgctgctgggcacagctgctgggccagcactgatctgccccagctctgcacacagacattgctgctgcagctccagagaaggcaacacaagggcatctctgcagaaaactctgctgggaaagATCCTTTAGCtcatttaaagccaccaagagcacaACCCCTTATTGACACAGTCTATGgtcacagggaaggtggagtgAAACAAAAGGTGAAATGGCACAAAgattgacatttctttgttgACAATATGAGAAtactaaaacaaaggagaagAACCTCCAAAATTAAATGAACAAGAAGGATCTAAGATTACTTtcattacaagtgatttgcagaagcTGGCTaacagtttaatgtttctgaaagcatccagtcatcagtctccacactgcagccttgagctcctggttcctcaggctgtagatgagggggttcagggctgggggcaccaccgagtacagaactgacagggccagatccagggatggggaggacatggagggaggCTTCACGTAGGAAAACattgcagtgctgaggaacagggagaccacagccaggtgagggaggcaggtggaaaaggctttgtgccgtccctgctcagaggggatcctcagcacagccctgaagatctgcacataggagaaaacaatgaacacaaaacaaccaagtACCAAACAGACACTAACAGCAATGAGCCCCACTTCCCTGAggtgggatttggagcaggagagcttaaggatctgtgggatttcacagaagaactggcccagggcattgccatggcacaggggcagggaaaatgtattggctgtgtgaaGCAGTGAATaaagaaaggcactggcccaggcagctgctgccatgtgggcacaagctctgctgcccaggagggtcccgtagtgcaggggtttgcagatggacacgtagcggtcgtagcacatcacggtcaggaggaaatactctgctgtagcacagaaaacaaagaaaaagagctgagcagcacatcctgtgtaggagatgttgctggtgtcccagagggaattgtgcatggctttggggacagtggtgcagatggagcccaggtcagcgagggccaggttgagcaggaagaagaacatgggcgtgtgcaggtggtggccgcaggctacggcgctgatgatgaggccgttgcccaggagggcagccagggagatgcccagcaagaggcagaagtgcaggagctgcagctgccgcgtgtctgccaatgccagcaggaggaagtgcctgatgcagctgctgttcgACATTTGTGGTGCCTTGGCAAAACGATCTGTAAACAaataatcatggaatagttgggtttggagaggacttgagatatcccagcacaggctggggacactttccccccactgcctgcccagggctctgctgcctggagctgtccctgccagcagctgcttccctgtgcccagggctgggccctgccagtgctgccagagcccagcccagccctgggggctcagctctgccctgcagagccctcccagctcaggcactgcccaggggcagctctggctctgcaggctctgacggcaacgtcagagcaaccctgaggaggctggaaaagcaacactgatgtTGCCTCTAAGGGGTCCTGTGGTGATTGCTGTTGCTGCCTGGTTTTTACAGATGTCAgagaaaatttctttattttttttctccctgaactgagagatgaaAATATACATGAAGATTCTCATCCAGCAACCCACAACAGTAGATTTAGAAAGCAGGAATTTCCTTTTATGCAGCCCCTCCCTTGCTatgctccctgtataatctacttggaaatgttctgcagttaaatgccatgctgggagcagtcctgaacaatgcagcatcctccccacacaaggagaacacttccaagcctcaccagctgtctcctcccagccagatcttgtcccccagtgctgggagcagctgccagggctggctgagagctgtccctggcaggcagcagagtccctgccccagcacagcgccctgggctgcaggaccctgctctgcaggacagccctgggcacccctggctgctctgcacaagagacaagcagagaatgtactcacaggctctgcaggcattgagatgttccagcttgaggagatggctccaggagctgcagctgcattgtcctgcagccagaggttcctgtgccaagggctggcagtgattgtgccccaggcacttctcagccccttcccagccctgactgattgaagctctctgtgcctctgtgctgtgcccgcgctggctgcaggcagtgccccagccctgctgggctggcacaagagctgctcatccagagaaatgtgcttttgaagctcttcttggtgaccaggagctgcctctgggccaggagcccagcccagctcagcagcacagacacagcacaaggactttaatcagcctctgggcctttgtgctcaggccctgaacatcagtccctgagagggagctgaagaaacctctccagaactccaaggcagaatccaactccaaagtttcttggacttttaatgggtcccactgagggacacgactgagcaagtgtccccaggccccaggcagagcagagaactgcaggcagtgatgacaggtggggacaa of the Agelaius phoeniceus isolate bAgePho1 chromosome W unlocalized genomic scaffold, bAgePho1.hap1 SUPER_W_unloc_2, whole genome shotgun sequence genome contains:
- the LOC143692734 gene encoding olfactory receptor 14A16-like, translated to MSNSSCIRHFLLLALADTRQLQLLHFCLLLGISLAALLGNGLIISAVACGHHLHTPMFFFLLNLALADLGSICTTVPKAMHNSLWDTSNISYTGCAAQLFFFVFCATAEYFLLTVMCYDRYVSICKPLHYGTLLGSRACAHMAAAAWASAFLYSLLHTANTFSLPLCHGNALGQFFCEIPQILKLSCSKSHLREVGLIAVSVCLVLGCFVFIVFSYVQIFRAVLRIPSEQGRHKAFSTCLPHLAVVSLFLSTAMFSYVKPPSMSSPSLDLALSVLYSVVPPALNPLIYSLRNQELKAAVWRLMTGCFQKH